In Chondrinema litorale, the DNA window TGGAGCAGAAAAACCTTATTACTCCATTTTAAAAGAGGTATGTGGAGGAATTGAGAATACCAACCTCACCGATGCGGGCAAGTTTATCATTCCTTACGTTCAGAAGAATGCGCAAAAAGCATCTGTATTTAATTAGATTTTTATTGGCCAGTAAGAAACTGCCAATATGCTCATTTTTTTTCAATTATTGCGATTGTGTCGCGTATAAGGAGGTTTGTAATGATACAATATATTCTATTTGTACTTTAAAATTGATAGAGTAAGTAAGCAATTATCAACATTCACCTGTAACAAATCTATGTCTGTACATAAAAATTACGAATTGCGAAATCTGATAAAAAGTAATTTGTAAATTAGAAGAGTAGGTCTTCATAACTTACTATAAAATAAACACTGATTTTTAATCAATAAATCAAATTAGCTATGTACAGAAATGCTTTTACCATGAAGCTAAAACCGGGCTTCGAAGCGGAATATAAAAAGCGACACGATGAAATATGGCCAGAATTAGAAGCCATGCTTTCAGAATCGGGAATCAGTGATTACAGCATCTATTTAGATGAAGAAACACTTACGCTTTTTGCCTTTCAAAAAGTGGCTGACCAAGTAAAAGAAGCACAAATCCCAAACAATCCAATTGTAAAAAAATGGTGGGCGTACATGGCAGACATTATGGAAACCAATCCAGATAATTCACCTGTAACTAAGCCATTGCGCGAAGTTTTCCACTTGGATTAATTGAAATACCTTATTATCAAATTATATAAAACTACCTATTGTGCCTTCTGAATCTATTAAATTTAAACCCTTTTTAATTGTAGCCATCCTATTACTAAATATTCCTCTGTTTTTACAAGCACAGGATAAAGTAAGGCTGGCAGATAAGCCGCTTTTTAGAGACCCCGTTTATGATGGAGCCGCAGATCCCACGATTATTTGGAATAGAAAAGAGAATCGTTGGTTTATGTTTTACACCAATCGCAGAGCCAATGAAGAACAGCTAGATGGTGTAAGTTGGGTACACGGAACCCGAATTGGCATTGCCGAATCTTTAGACGGAGGTGCTACTTGGCAATACCGCGATACTTGCGATATTCAATATAGAATGGAAGGTTATACCCACTGGGCACCAGAGGTAATTGAGCACAAAGGAAATTACCATATGTATCTCACTTATGTGCCGGGTGTATTTAATGAGTGGGGGCATCCTCGCTGGATTGTACATCTTACTAGTAAAAACATGATTAACTGGAAATTTGAATCTAAGTTAGAATTAGCTTCAGATAGGTGTATAGATGCTTGCGTATTTAGATTGCCAGATGGTAAATGGCGGATGTATTATAACAATGAGCGAGATGGCAAATCGATGTATTATGCAGACAGCAACGATTTATACAATTGGAAAGATAGTGGTAAAAAAGTAGTTGGAGATAGGGGAGAGGGACCTGTTGTGTTTAGGTGGATGAATAAAAATTGGATGCTCTGCGATGCATGGGATGGCTTAAGTGTGTTCTCTTCTGACGATTTAATTAACTGGCAACGACAAGGAAATAATATTTTACAAAAACCCGGTAAAGGCAAAGACGATAAAGTAATGGGCGGGCATCCGGGAGTAGTGGTACATGGAGATAAAGCCTTTGTCTTCTATTTTACACATCCCGGTAGAGTACCAGATAATAAAAGGGTAGATAATTACAGAACAAGACGAAGCTCAATTCAAGTAGCACAGTTGGAATATACCGATGGTAAAATTACCTGCGATAGAGATAAGCCTGTTTACATTAATTTGAGCGAACCTGATAAGAAAAATAATTAATATGATCAAAAACAATGGTTGCCTTATTTTTATTGAATACGACAACCATTGTTTTTATTGAGAATAATCAAAATGCAAGTTTTTATATGAACTTAGCTTAGCCTCCCTCTTCTTAATTTCTATATACATTTTTAATAAATGAGTACTTAAAAATATTGGTCTCAGCAGATAGCTGTAGAGCATATTTTTGTTTTACTTCGTTTTTAATCTTCTTCAACATTAATTCGAACTTTGTTGTACTTTCAAATCGATCTTTGTCATCTGCAATAATCTTGTAATTGGGTTTCATGGGCTAATTAAATAGTTAAATCGATCCTGTTTTAAATAACAAAATAATGGTATTTTATTTAATTTGTAGCTATAATCATTTCCTTTCCAAAAAAATTGGTATTATATGGTGGTACGCATGGCAGAATAAACAATTAGTATTATAATTTTGCTAATTGCAAGAATCGATTTTTTTAACTGAGATAATGAAAAGAAGATTTATAATTACTTTACTCACTAACATTTTAATTTTCACAGTCAGTTTGAGTTTTGCTCAAGACTTCGAGCATCCTAATGTCATTTTAATTATTACTGATGATCAGGGTTATGGTGATTTGGGGTATACAGGCAATCCGCATGTACAAACTCCTGTGATTGATAGTTTTGCTAAAGAGAGTACCCGTTTTAATAATTTTTATGTTTCGCCAGTTTGTGCTCCTACCCGTTCAAGCCTCATGACGGGCAGATATTCATTAAGAACAGGTGTAAGAGATACATATAATGGTGGTGCAATTATGGCCGCCAACGAAGTAACAATTGCAGAAATGCTCAAGCAAGCCAATTACAGAACTGGCGCATTTGGCAAATGGCATTTAGGCGATAACTATCCATGCAGGCCAAACGATCAGGGTTTTGATGAATCGGTTATTCACCTTTCTGGTGGTATGGGGCAAGTCGGCGATTTTACTACTTACTTTAAAGGTGATAGCAGTTATTTCGATCCGGTGCTTTGGTACAATGGAAAGCAGAAAGCTTATAAAGGTTACTGTTCAGATATCTTTACCCAACAAGCAATTAACTTTATAGAGAAAAATCAACGATCAGGTACGAGAAATCCTTTTTTCTGTTATTTGGCATTTAATGCGCCACATACCCCTTTACAAGTTCCAGAAGAATATTATAACTTATATAAAGATATAGACCCCTCTCTTGGTTTTGAAGATAGACGCCAACCGTTTGTAGAGATGTCTGAAAAAGACAAGGAAGATGCCCGAAAGGTTTATGGTATGGTGAGCAACATCGATGATAATTTAGGGAAGTTATTTGCTAAACTTGATGAACTCAAAATTGCCAACAATACCCTCATCATTTTTATGACGGATAATGGCCCGCAACAGGTAAGATATATAGCTGGTTTAAGAGGAAAGAAAGGTGATGTGTATTGTGGAGGTGTTAAGGTACCTTTTTTTCTAAAATATTCAGCTCGTTTCGAAGGTAACAGAGATATCGAAATTCCGGCAGCGCATTACGATATATTGCCAACACTAGCGCAAATTTGCCATGTAGAAATGCCAATGGATAGAAGTATTGATGGCAAAAGTTTATTGCCTTTGCTAGAAGGTGAAGAAATTATCTGGGAAAACAGAACTATGTTCTTTTACTGGACACGCAAATACCCTGAGTTATACAACAATATTGCCATGCAAAGCGGTCCCTATAAACTGGTGGGGCATGCAGATCATAATTCACCCATCACAGATTTTGAGTTGTTTAAATTGGATGATGATCCCTACGAGCAAATGAATATTTTGGGTGATAATAAAGGTGTTGCGGAAGCACTCAAGTCTGAGTTTGATAGAGTGTATGCGGAGTTGATTACTTCTGAAAATATTAAGAATCCACCGAGAATAGTTGTAGGCGATCGACATGAAAATCCTTCTGTATTGAATAGAAATGATGCCAGTGGTAGCAGAGGTATTTGGGCACAAGAAGAGATTTATGGCAAATGGAGAGTTACCATCAACGAAGGTTATTACAACATCAAATTCAAGTTTGTAAACCCTATAGAAGTGGATGGCGATATGTATCTCGAAGCTGGTTCGATGGTTAAAAAACAGAAAAATGAGAAAATAGACACAGATATTATTGTGATGAAAAATATCTACTTTTCTCAACAAGACTGTGACTTTAAACCATTTTATGAAATTAATGGAAGAAACATTTTTCCATTTTATGTAGAGTTTGATAAGGTGAATTAAAAGAATTCGGCCTATTTGATAGATAAATAGATCAAGTCTTAATATATACTTCTTTGCAAAGCTCACTAAATAATGGTGCACTATTAAAACAAAGCGATAAGGCCTAAAATAGCTATACTTGGCTATTTCCATATACAGGAGAATTATTTCCTACTTGATCTGCAATTGTTGTTGTTTTTAGAATTGAAAGACTAATATTGGATACTTTCATCATTTGCATTAAAAACTCTAAACTGCTTCTAAGGCATTTCATACATCATGAAATCTTTCTATATATTATTTAGCTTATTTGTATTTTGCGTCTCTTGCGACGATAAACAACAACAAGCGCCAATTGACCTTTTATGTGAATATCTGGTTAATCCCATTTCTATTGATAATACTACCCCAAGGTTTCGATGGAAAATGCCTAACAAAGGCAACGACATTTCGCAAGAGTCTTACAGAGTTATTGTAGGTACAGACTCAGCGGCAGTGGCAAAGGGCGAAGGAGATATGTGGGATACAAATAAAGTTATGAGTGATGCCATGCTGGTAACTTACCAAGGAAAGACCTTACAACCACTTAGCAAATATTACTGGACGGTAAAACTGTCGAACAACGACTTCGTGGAAAGCAACTATGCTAAGGTAAATAGTTTCCAAACCGGATTTTTAGGAAACAGCAATTGGCAAGGTTCATTTATTTCAGACACAGACGATGTAGATTTAAAACCTGCTCCGTACTTCAGAAAAGTATTTAAACCGAAAGGCAAAGTAAAAAAGGCAATGGCTTATGTGACTGCTGCAGGTTTGTTTGAGTTTTCTATTAATGGCAAAAAAGTAGGTGACCATGTGCTTGACCCAATGTATACCCGCTTCGATAAGAGGGTATTATATGTGGCACATGATGTTACAGCGCAATTACAAGAAGAAGTAGCTTTAGGTATTTTACTTGGTAATGGTTGGTACAATCACCAATCTACTGCGGTGTGGGATTTTCACAAAGCACATTGGAGAGCTCGCCCAAAGTTTTGCCTAAATCTTTTTGTAACTTATGAAGATGGCAGCCAAGAGGTAATCAGTACTGATAAAAGCTGGAAAACCTCGTTGGGTCCAATCATTTTTAATAGCATATATACAGCAGAACATTACGATGCCAGATTGGAGCAAAAAGGTTGGGATACACCAAAATTCAACGACCAATCTTGGAAGTCAGCCATAGAGGTTGAGAATCCGGCAGAAAAACTAGTAGCTCAAGCTTTACAGCCTATTCGTATAACAGATCAAATTAAGCCAGTTGAATTCAATCAGTTTAGTAACCAAAACTATGTGTATGATTTAGGGATGAATATATCTGGTGTAAGCCAGATAAAAGTAGAAGGGGCAAAAGGGACAGTTGTAAGAGTAACACATGCAGAGTTATTAGGTGATGAAGGACATGTAGATCAATCTAATATTGATGTACATTATCGCCCAACTGACGATAGCGATCCATTCCAAACAGATATTTATATCTTGAAAGGTGCAGGCGTAGAAACCTTTATGCCGAAATTCAACTATAAAGGATTTCAATATGTAGAAGTAAATAGCGATAAACCAATTACTCTTAGCAAAGAAAGTCTAATTGGTATGCGTATGCACAGCGATGTGCCAGTAGTCGGAAATGTGCATAGTTCAGATTCACTACTTAATAAAATGTGGGCAGCTACGAATAATTCTTATCTTTCTAACCTTTTCGGCTACCCTACAGACTGCCCTCAAAGAGAAAAAAATGGCTGGACAGGAGATGCTCATATCGCAAGTGAAACAGGACTCTTTAATTTTGATGGAATTACCATTTACGAAAAATGGTTGGCAGACCATCGCGATGAACAACAACCAAATGGTGTTTTACCATCTATAATTCCTACACACGCTTGGGGATACGATTGGGGTAATGGTCCCGATTGGACAAGTACCATTGCCATTATTCCTTGGAATATCTATTTGTTTTATGGAGATACTACTTTGCTTTCAGATTCTTATGCAAGTCTAAAGCTTTATGTAGACCACATCGCCGAAATTGATTCTGCCGGCCTTACCGATTGGGGCTTAGGCGATTGGATTCCTGTAGCAGACAAAACACCTAAAGAATTTACATCTTCTATATATTATTATGTAGATGCATCTATATTGGCGAAATCTGCAAAGCTTTTTGGTAAAACAGCAGACAACCAGAAATACGCAAACTTGGCTGATTCAATTAAGAATGCCATCAATAATAAATATCTTGATAAAGAAACTGGCATATATGGAAGTGGTTTCCAAACAGAGCAAAGTACAGCTTTATTCTGGGGCATTGTACCAGATGATATGAAAGCTAAAGTAGCTGCCAATTTGGAGAAGAAAGTAAGAGCAGATAACAGCCACCTTAATGTAGGCTTGTTGGGTACAAAAGCTATTTTAAATGCATTGAGTGAAAATGGCTATAGCGATCTGGCTTATGAAGTGGCATTGCAAGACAGTTATCCATCTTGGGGTTGGTGGATTAAAAACGGAGCAACTAGTTTGTTTGAAAACTGGCCAATAGATGCTAAGTCTGACATTTCTAGAAACCACATTATGTTTGGTGAAATTGGTGCTTGGTTTTACAAAGCTCTTGGAGGTATTAATCCAGACCCAGAAAAGCCGGGTTTTAAAAATGTAATTTTGAATCCTCATTTTGTAGAAGGACTCGATCAGTTCGAAGCTAAACATCAAGGTCCGTATGGTGAAATTGTTTCTTCGTGGAAAAAGGAAGGGGAAGTGGTAAAATACAGTGTGGTTATTCCAGCGAATAGCACAGCTACTATTAATATAAAGTCTGATCACATTACCAAAGATGATAAACATATGGCGAGTATCAGCAAGATTAATGGTGATTATATTATTAATGTAAAATCGGGTACGCACAGTTTTACTGTTCAGATATAATCTCTTTAATAGAAAGCCATCTATAATATATAAATCATTGTATGCATTACTGAACAGGGAATAATTGGGTCTGATCTTGAATTTCTTTGTCAGATTATCCTTTAGTTTTTATAATAACTTCATTATATTGCATTACTACTTGCACTATATATGAAAATGAGACACATAACAACTAACAGTTATGATGAAGTATTAACTTTATCAGACAACAAAAGCATACATGCAATATCTAACTTCAAAGATGATAAAGAGACTTGGATACAGTTTAAAGCTGGGAGTGAACCGGCTTTAGTGCATATCTATAATTGCTATTACAAGTCTTTATATAATTATACAAGTCAGTTTACCAAAGACAGAAATCTTATAAAAGATACAATTCAAGATCTTTTTATTGAACTTATGCAAAAGAGAGATAAACTCTCAGAAACCACATCAATCAAATTTTATCTGTTCAGATCCATCAAGAATAATCTGGTTGCCAAGATCAGAAGAAACAGCAAAATGAATTTACAATCTAATTTGCTAGATGGTTACGATTTTTCACTCAGCTATTCCATAGAGCAGATAATCATCAACCAACAAATAGATAAAGAAAATCAGTTACGCATT includes these proteins:
- the rhaM gene encoding L-rhamnose mutarotase, which codes for MYRNAFTMKLKPGFEAEYKKRHDEIWPELEAMLSESGISDYSIYLDEETLTLFAFQKVADQVKEAQIPNNPIVKKWWAYMADIMETNPDNSPVTKPLREVFHLD
- a CDS encoding family 43 glycosylhydrolase codes for the protein MPSESIKFKPFLIVAILLLNIPLFLQAQDKVRLADKPLFRDPVYDGAADPTIIWNRKENRWFMFYTNRRANEEQLDGVSWVHGTRIGIAESLDGGATWQYRDTCDIQYRMEGYTHWAPEVIEHKGNYHMYLTYVPGVFNEWGHPRWIVHLTSKNMINWKFESKLELASDRCIDACVFRLPDGKWRMYYNNERDGKSMYYADSNDLYNWKDSGKKVVGDRGEGPVVFRWMNKNWMLCDAWDGLSVFSSDDLINWQRQGNNILQKPGKGKDDKVMGGHPGVVVHGDKAFVFYFTHPGRVPDNKRVDNYRTRRSSIQVAQLEYTDGKITCDRDKPVYINLSEPDKKNN
- a CDS encoding arylsulfatase; amino-acid sequence: MKRRFIITLLTNILIFTVSLSFAQDFEHPNVILIITDDQGYGDLGYTGNPHVQTPVIDSFAKESTRFNNFYVSPVCAPTRSSLMTGRYSLRTGVRDTYNGGAIMAANEVTIAEMLKQANYRTGAFGKWHLGDNYPCRPNDQGFDESVIHLSGGMGQVGDFTTYFKGDSSYFDPVLWYNGKQKAYKGYCSDIFTQQAINFIEKNQRSGTRNPFFCYLAFNAPHTPLQVPEEYYNLYKDIDPSLGFEDRRQPFVEMSEKDKEDARKVYGMVSNIDDNLGKLFAKLDELKIANNTLIIFMTDNGPQQVRYIAGLRGKKGDVYCGGVKVPFFLKYSARFEGNRDIEIPAAHYDILPTLAQICHVEMPMDRSIDGKSLLPLLEGEEIIWENRTMFFYWTRKYPELYNNIAMQSGPYKLVGHADHNSPITDFELFKLDDDPYEQMNILGDNKGVAEALKSEFDRVYAELITSENIKNPPRIVVGDRHENPSVLNRNDASGSRGIWAQEEIYGKWRVTINEGYYNIKFKFVNPIEVDGDMYLEAGSMVKKQKNEKIDTDIIVMKNIYFSQQDCDFKPFYEINGRNIFPFYVEFDKVN
- a CDS encoding alpha-L-rhamnosidase; its protein translation is MKSFYILFSLFVFCVSCDDKQQQAPIDLLCEYLVNPISIDNTTPRFRWKMPNKGNDISQESYRVIVGTDSAAVAKGEGDMWDTNKVMSDAMLVTYQGKTLQPLSKYYWTVKLSNNDFVESNYAKVNSFQTGFLGNSNWQGSFISDTDDVDLKPAPYFRKVFKPKGKVKKAMAYVTAAGLFEFSINGKKVGDHVLDPMYTRFDKRVLYVAHDVTAQLQEEVALGILLGNGWYNHQSTAVWDFHKAHWRARPKFCLNLFVTYEDGSQEVISTDKSWKTSLGPIIFNSIYTAEHYDARLEQKGWDTPKFNDQSWKSAIEVENPAEKLVAQALQPIRITDQIKPVEFNQFSNQNYVYDLGMNISGVSQIKVEGAKGTVVRVTHAELLGDEGHVDQSNIDVHYRPTDDSDPFQTDIYILKGAGVETFMPKFNYKGFQYVEVNSDKPITLSKESLIGMRMHSDVPVVGNVHSSDSLLNKMWAATNNSYLSNLFGYPTDCPQREKNGWTGDAHIASETGLFNFDGITIYEKWLADHRDEQQPNGVLPSIIPTHAWGYDWGNGPDWTSTIAIIPWNIYLFYGDTTLLSDSYASLKLYVDHIAEIDSAGLTDWGLGDWIPVADKTPKEFTSSIYYYVDASILAKSAKLFGKTADNQKYANLADSIKNAINNKYLDKETGIYGSGFQTEQSTALFWGIVPDDMKAKVAANLEKKVRADNSHLNVGLLGTKAILNALSENGYSDLAYEVALQDSYPSWGWWIKNGATSLFENWPIDAKSDISRNHIMFGEIGAWFYKALGGINPDPEKPGFKNVILNPHFVEGLDQFEAKHQGPYGEIVSSWKKEGEVVKYSVVIPANSTATINIKSDHITKDDKHMASISKINGDYIINVKSGTHSFTVQI
- a CDS encoding RNA polymerase sigma factor, producing the protein MRHITTNSYDEVLTLSDNKSIHAISNFKDDKETWIQFKAGSEPALVHIYNCYYKSLYNYTSQFTKDRNLIKDTIQDLFIELMQKRDKLSETTSIKFYLFRSIKNNLVAKIRRNSKMNLQSNLLDGYDFSLSYSIEQIIINQQIDKENQLRINNALKVLTRKQREIIYYYFFEELKMEEIAVLMDFTNQKSAQNLLYKSIKLLKGKLLIVSTINLYIMLLKFF